A DNA window from Bradyrhizobium barranii subsp. barranii contains the following coding sequences:
- a CDS encoding MarR family winged helix-turn-helix transcriptional regulator, with the protein MILAREAIELLGQMARILWFEGTKHGLRDREWMALRFLSRANRFSRTPSALASYVGTTRGTASFIIGELERLGYLERKRSATDKRSVTLSVTQQGKKFLVRDPISVLLEPIAVLDDEAKIRFRDTLRHVLDQADAAEQRHHTDVCKRCIFLREDRTATDGKPGAAEFSCRLFRAPIAEPEIDLLCTSFEHHRQ; encoded by the coding sequence ATGATTTTAGCTCGCGAAGCGATTGAATTGCTGGGACAGATGGCCCGCATCCTGTGGTTCGAAGGCACCAAGCATGGCTTGCGCGACCGCGAATGGATGGCCCTGCGCTTTCTGTCCCGCGCCAACCGTTTCTCGCGAACGCCCTCGGCGCTCGCGAGCTACGTCGGCACCACCCGCGGCACCGCCTCTTTCATCATCGGCGAGCTCGAGCGGCTCGGATATCTGGAGCGAAAGCGCTCCGCGACGGACAAGCGATCGGTGACGCTGAGCGTGACGCAGCAGGGCAAGAAGTTCCTGGTGCGCGACCCCATCAGCGTTCTCCTCGAGCCGATCGCCGTCCTCGACGACGAGGCCAAGATCCGCTTTCGCGACACGCTCCGGCACGTGCTCGATCAGGCGGACGCGGCCGAGCAGCGGCACCATACCGACGTCTGCAAGCGATGCATCTTCCTGCGCGAGGATCGCACCGCCACGGACGGCAAGCCCGGCGCCGCCGAGTTCAGCTGCCGCCTGTTTCGCGCGCCGATCGCGGAGCCGGAGATCGATCTGCTATGCACCAGCTTCGAGCATCATCGCCAATAG
- a CDS encoding mannitol dehydrogenase family protein has translation MRHSSTRLGRANLDRLPPAIRRPAYDRSRVTPGIVHLGLGAFHRAHQAVVIDDCLAAGSSSWGIVGASLRSPDTRDALAPQDHLYTVAVRAAEGTEHRVIGALLDSVVAREKPAALVDRMADPAIRIVSLTVTEKGYCHTPQTGDLDERHPDVVHDLNNFDAPRSAPGFIVAALARRRAQGLAPFTVLCCDNLAANGHTVQRIVTQFAALRSKDLGKWIADSTAFPSTMVDRIVPETTDADRDAISNALGMRDAWPVMTEPFTQWVVEDRFTAGRPDFAAAGVELVTDVKPFELMKLRLLNASHSALAYLGYLAGYETIADTMLDPHFARLAAQVMEEAAVTLTMPAGTDLAAYRASLLKRFANPALHHRTWQIAMDGSQKLPQRLLGAMQDRLRNNLPIATHALAVAGWMRYVTARDEQGRAIDVRDPLAAEFAALAREAGPVADRLAPALLGVEKVFGPLGTEPRLREAVTTALGRLYKDGARRAVETLVSA, from the coding sequence ATGCGCCATAGTTCAACGCGTCTTGGCCGCGCCAATCTCGACCGGCTGCCGCCCGCCATCCGCCGGCCGGCCTATGACCGCTCGCGCGTTACGCCCGGCATCGTGCATCTGGGCCTGGGCGCATTTCATCGCGCGCACCAAGCCGTCGTCATCGACGACTGCCTTGCCGCAGGCAGCTCCTCCTGGGGTATCGTCGGCGCGAGCCTGCGCAGCCCGGATACGCGCGACGCCCTCGCCCCGCAGGATCATCTCTACACTGTCGCCGTACGTGCCGCCGAAGGCACCGAACACCGCGTCATCGGCGCGCTGCTCGACAGCGTCGTCGCGCGCGAGAAGCCGGCAGCACTGGTCGATCGGATGGCCGATCCCGCCATTCGCATCGTCTCGCTGACGGTCACCGAAAAGGGCTATTGCCACACGCCGCAGACCGGCGATCTCGACGAGCGGCATCCGGATGTCGTGCACGATCTCAACAATTTTGACGCGCCGCGCTCGGCGCCCGGCTTCATCGTGGCCGCACTGGCGCGCCGGCGTGCACAGGGGCTGGCGCCCTTCACCGTGCTGTGCTGCGACAATCTCGCCGCCAACGGCCACACCGTGCAGCGGATCGTGACGCAGTTCGCCGCGCTCCGCTCGAAGGACCTCGGCAAATGGATCGCCGATAGTACTGCCTTCCCGTCGACCATGGTCGACCGCATCGTGCCGGAGACGACGGACGCCGACCGGGATGCGATCTCGAACGCGCTCGGCATGCGCGACGCCTGGCCTGTGATGACCGAGCCGTTCACGCAATGGGTGGTCGAGGACCGCTTCACGGCGGGGCGGCCCGATTTCGCCGCCGCCGGTGTCGAGCTCGTCACCGACGTCAAGCCGTTCGAGCTGATGAAGCTGCGGCTGCTCAACGCCAGCCATTCGGCGCTGGCCTATCTCGGGTATCTCGCGGGCTACGAGACCATCGCCGACACCATGCTGGATCCGCATTTCGCCCGTCTCGCCGCGCAAGTGATGGAAGAGGCCGCGGTGACGCTGACGATGCCGGCTGGCACCGATCTCGCCGCCTATCGCGCCTCGCTGCTCAAGCGCTTCGCCAATCCGGCGCTGCATCACCGCACCTGGCAGATCGCGATGGACGGCTCGCAAAAGCTTCCGCAGCGCCTGCTCGGCGCGATGCAGGATCGCCTGCGCAACAACCTGCCGATCGCGACGCATGCGCTCGCGGTGGCCGGCTGGATGCGTTACGTCACCGCACGCGACGAGCAGGGCCGCGCCATCGACGTTCGCGATCCGCTCGCCGCCGAGTTCGCCGCGCTGGCGCGCGAGGCGGGTCCCGTCGCCGACCGGCTCGCGCCCGCATTGCTCGGGGTCGAGAAAGTGTTCGGACCACTGGGCACTGAGCCGCGCCTGCGCGAGGCCGTGACCACGGCGCTCGGCCGTCTTTATAAGGACGGCGCGCGGCGGGCCGTGGAGACACTTGTCTCGGCGTGA
- a CDS encoding HAD family hydrolase, whose product MQAEAPAAVPCGAAELIGRAAALIFDVDGTLAETEELHRQAFNHAFVRHGLDWQWDRAVYEELLRVTGGKERMRAFHARLQVAPPLPDADIAALHRIKTAHYAELIETGCCPLRPGVADLLTAAKARGQRLAIATTTSHGNIDALLSQALGTRWAADFDAVVAGDDVRHKKPAPDVYLETLARLKLGAADCVAIEDSRNGLIAASRANIPVLITRSMFFRDDDFSAAQVVLDDLSELGGSKQKTEKQPHAQ is encoded by the coding sequence ATGCAGGCAGAAGCGCCGGCCGCAGTGCCATGCGGTGCCGCGGAGTTGATCGGGCGCGCCGCCGCGCTGATCTTCGATGTCGACGGTACGCTGGCCGAAACCGAGGAGCTGCATCGGCAGGCCTTCAACCACGCCTTCGTTCGCCACGGTCTCGACTGGCAGTGGGACCGGGCCGTCTACGAGGAGCTGCTGCGTGTCACGGGCGGCAAGGAGCGCATGCGCGCCTTTCACGCGAGGCTGCAGGTCGCGCCGCCATTGCCGGATGCCGATATCGCAGCCCTTCACCGCATCAAGACCGCGCATTACGCCGAGCTGATCGAAACTGGCTGCTGCCCCTTGAGGCCCGGCGTGGCGGATCTTCTCACTGCCGCGAAGGCCCGCGGCCAGCGGCTTGCGATCGCGACCACCACCTCGCACGGCAATATCGATGCGCTGCTGTCGCAGGCGCTGGGAACGCGCTGGGCGGCGGATTTTGATGCGGTCGTCGCCGGCGACGATGTCCGCCACAAGAAGCCGGCGCCGGATGTCTATCTGGAAACCCTGGCGCGGCTGAAGCTGGGCGCAGCCGACTGCGTCGCGATCGAGGATTCCCGCAACGGTCTGATCGCGGCCTCGCGGGCGAACATTCCGGTGCTCATCACCAGAAGCATGTTCTTTCGGGACGATGATTTCAGTGCGGCGCAGGTCGTGCTGGACGATTTGTCGGAACTCGGGGGCTCAAAACAAAAAACTGAAAAACAACCCCATGCACAGTAG
- a CDS encoding response regulator transcription factor yields the protein MYIIVDDRESVTNSYVGGLVREGVSSIGFSSGEFWDWLQSASEPDLAAVDAFLLGDCDARGSLPRAMRKRSSAPIIAMSGQKMLKNTLELFESGVDDVVHVPIHLREILARTAAIARRRVGELPRPCETRIQVFFNGRDPEIAGHALTLPRRELRILEYMVSNHGKWITKTQIFNAVDGIFESTFDESVIESHVSKLRKKLRDRLGFDAIVARRYVGYRLNIPAGETIDVPMQELDEVGILLNRAHAAPAAYPAGN from the coding sequence ATGTATATTATCGTTGATGATCGCGAGAGCGTCACGAACAGCTACGTTGGAGGGCTCGTTCGCGAAGGTGTATCGTCGATCGGCTTCTCCTCCGGAGAATTCTGGGACTGGCTACAATCTGCGAGCGAACCGGATCTGGCGGCGGTCGACGCCTTTCTCCTCGGGGACTGCGATGCCCGCGGAAGCCTGCCGCGGGCGATGCGCAAGCGCTCCTCGGCGCCCATCATCGCCATGAGCGGCCAGAAGATGCTCAAGAACACGCTTGAGCTGTTCGAATCGGGCGTCGACGACGTCGTCCATGTACCGATTCACCTGCGCGAGATCCTCGCCCGAACGGCCGCAATCGCGCGCCGCCGGGTGGGCGAGCTACCGAGGCCCTGCGAGACCAGGATCCAGGTCTTCTTCAACGGACGTGACCCCGAGATCGCGGGCCACGCTCTCACCCTGCCCCGCCGCGAGCTGCGCATTCTCGAATATATGGTCAGCAACCACGGCAAGTGGATCACCAAGACGCAGATCTTCAACGCGGTCGACGGCATCTTCGAGTCGACCTTCGACGAGAGCGTGATCGAGAGCCACGTCAGCAAGCTGCGCAAGAAACTCCGCGACCGCCTCGGCTTCGACGCGATCGTGGCCCGGCGCTACGTCGGATACCGCCTCAACATCCCTGCCGGCGAGACCATCGACGTGCCGATGCAGGAACTCGACGAGGTCGGCATCCTCCTGAACAGGGCACATGCCGCCCCGGCGGCGTACCCGGCCGGAAACTAA
- a CDS encoding nuclear transport factor 2 family protein: protein MAKDNKVIAANAAFYAAFSTGDFDGMERMWADDDAISCIHPGWPAIIGRATVIGSWRDILQNPERPQIVCAEPQAIVDGDSARVLCIEIVDGTALAAANHFRRVGDGWRLVHHQSSPIAQIVEQAEDDRTSHRVH from the coding sequence ATGGCAAAGGACAATAAGGTCATCGCCGCGAACGCGGCCTTCTACGCCGCCTTTTCAACGGGCGACTTCGACGGAATGGAGCGGATGTGGGCGGATGACGACGCCATTTCCTGCATCCATCCCGGCTGGCCGGCCATCATCGGCCGGGCCACGGTGATCGGCAGCTGGCGCGACATCCTGCAGAATCCGGAGCGGCCGCAGATCGTCTGCGCCGAACCGCAGGCGATCGTCGACGGCGACAGCGCGCGCGTGCTCTGCATCGAGATCGTCGACGGCACCGCTTTGGCCGCTGCCAACCATTTTCGGCGTGTCGGCGACGGCTGGCGGCTGGTGCACCACCAGTCGAGCCCAATCGCGCAGATTGTCGAGCAGGCTGAAGACGATAGAACGAGCCACCGCGTCCACTGA
- a CDS encoding sialic acid TRAP transporter substrate-binding protein SiaP translates to MVLATSVAAMFAATNPGMAQTKLKWAHVYETSEPFHTASVWAAQEIGKRTNGRYTVDVYPASQLGKEADINQGLSLGSVDIIISGSSFAAKSFPPIGVTYYPYTFRDADHLLAYTKSDIFKELAKGYEDKSGHHIVAVTYYGVRQTSSNKPIKTCADLKGLKMRVPDVPAYLAMPRACGANTAPIAFAEVYLALQNGTVEAQENPLTTIEAKKFYEVQKHIVLTGHIVDHLNTVVAGALWKKLSDEDKKIFTDVAQEAAAKATAEIKQNEAKLVSFFKEKGLTVTEVDKNEFRDIVLKNVAFETFGYRKADWERIQAVK, encoded by the coding sequence ATGGTGCTGGCGACTTCGGTCGCGGCGATGTTCGCGGCGACCAATCCCGGCATGGCGCAGACCAAGCTCAAATGGGCCCATGTCTACGAGACCTCGGAGCCGTTCCACACCGCCTCGGTCTGGGCCGCGCAGGAAATCGGCAAGCGCACCAACGGGCGCTATACCGTCGACGTTTATCCGGCGTCGCAGCTCGGCAAGGAAGCCGACATCAACCAGGGCCTCTCGCTCGGCTCGGTCGACATCATCATCTCCGGCTCGAGCTTCGCGGCCAAGAGCTTCCCGCCGATCGGCGTGACCTACTATCCCTACACCTTCCGCGACGCCGACCATCTCCTTGCCTACACCAAGAGCGACATCTTCAAGGAGCTCGCCAAGGGCTATGAGGACAAGAGCGGCCACCACATCGTCGCGGTGACCTATTACGGCGTGCGCCAGACCTCGTCGAACAAGCCGATCAAGACCTGCGCCGACCTCAAGGGTCTCAAGATGCGCGTGCCCGACGTTCCGGCCTATCTCGCCATGCCGCGCGCTTGCGGCGCCAACACCGCGCCGATCGCGTTCGCCGAAGTCTATCTCGCGCTCCAGAACGGCACCGTCGAGGCGCAGGAGAACCCGCTGACCACGATCGAGGCCAAGAAGTTCTACGAAGTGCAGAAGCACATCGTGCTGACCGGCCACATCGTCGACCACCTCAACACGGTTGTTGCGGGCGCGCTCTGGAAGAAGCTGAGCGACGAGGACAAGAAGATCTTCACCGACGTCGCCCAGGAGGCGGCTGCGAAAGCGACCGCTGAGATCAAGCAGAACGAGGCCAAGCTGGTTTCCTTCTTCAAGGAGAAGGGACTGACCGTGACCGAGGTCGACAAGAACGAGTTCCGCGACATCGTGCTGAAGAACGTTGCGTTCGAGACCTTCGGTTATCGCAAGGCCGACTGGGAACGCATTCAGGCGGTGAAATAA
- a CDS encoding NAD-dependent epimerase/dehydratase family protein yields the protein MRLFILGLGYSARHFVGQFGGAFSHIAGTVRDPGKRNDLAGIEMHAFSGSSPAREVVERVRDADVLLISIPPGSAGDPAVTAFGDALAGRRRQIVYLSTIGVYGDHAGRWVDESTPPQATLDRTRTRVAAEQAWTAAARGDVAILRLAGIYGPGRNALMTLRAGTARRIVKPGQVFNRIHADDIASAIMAAVKHGDGGTWNVCDDEPAPPQDVIAYAAKLMDLAPPPEEPFETAEMSAMARSFYASSARVSNAKLKHELGVTLAHPTYRHGLDALWRTGQGR from the coding sequence ATGCGGCTCTTCATCCTCGGCCTCGGCTACAGTGCCCGGCATTTCGTCGGCCAATTCGGCGGCGCCTTCTCGCATATCGCCGGCACCGTGCGCGATCCCGGCAAGCGAAACGACCTTGCCGGCATCGAGATGCACGCCTTTTCCGGCAGCAGTCCGGCCCGCGAGGTGGTCGAGCGAGTCCGCGACGCCGATGTCCTTCTCATATCGATCCCGCCCGGCAGCGCGGGCGACCCCGCAGTTACGGCCTTTGGCGACGCGCTCGCGGGCCGGCGGCGGCAGATCGTCTATCTCTCCACCATCGGCGTCTATGGCGATCACGCAGGCCGCTGGGTGGACGAGAGCACGCCGCCGCAGGCCACCCTCGACCGCACGCGAACGCGCGTTGCGGCGGAGCAAGCCTGGACCGCCGCGGCGCGCGGCGACGTCGCGATCCTGCGGCTTGCGGGCATCTACGGGCCCGGCCGCAACGCGCTGATGACGCTGCGGGCGGGGACGGCCCGGCGCATCGTCAAGCCGGGACAGGTCTTCAACCGCATCCACGCCGACGACATCGCGAGCGCGATCATGGCCGCGGTGAAGCACGGTGACGGCGGCACCTGGAACGTCTGCGACGACGAGCCGGCGCCGCCGCAGGATGTGATCGCTTATGCGGCGAAGCTGATGGACCTTGCGCCGCCGCCCGAAGAGCCGTTCGAGACTGCCGAGATGTCGGCGATGGCCCGCAGCTTCTATGCCAGCAGTGCCCGTGTCTCCAACGCGAAACTGAAGCACGAGCTCGGTGTCACGCTTGCCCATCCGACCTATCGGCATGGCCTGGATGCGTTGTGGCGCACCGGGCAAGGGCGATAG
- a CDS encoding FadR/GntR family transcriptional regulator gives MPLEAVEARRLYRQVADQLRSLIDSGEYAVGSRLPTERELAEQLRISRPTVREALIALEVEGRVRIRVGSGIYVTEPADAAPALPAAGIEGPFELLRAREFLESAIAEQAARVATKDDIARINASLVAMENVEHPGEASMVHDRAFHVAIAGSLGNAVLVRVVGELFDQRLNPYFAQLAHYFESPGTWRTALDEHCAVRDAIAARDPDAAREAMRKHLARSQERFAQNFGAETAAGSPAERGRVARTPAKPAKPKRAKTQAKSGSVRRR, from the coding sequence GTGCCGCTGGAAGCTGTGGAGGCGAGACGGCTTTATCGCCAGGTCGCCGATCAATTGCGAAGCCTGATCGACAGCGGCGAGTACGCGGTCGGCAGCCGCTTGCCGACCGAGCGCGAACTCGCCGAGCAGCTCAGGATCTCGCGGCCGACGGTGCGCGAAGCCCTGATCGCGCTCGAGGTCGAGGGCCGCGTCCGCATTCGCGTCGGCTCCGGCATCTATGTGACCGAGCCAGCGGACGCCGCGCCTGCGCTTCCGGCCGCCGGCATCGAAGGCCCGTTCGAGCTCTTGCGCGCCCGCGAATTCCTGGAAAGCGCGATCGCCGAGCAGGCCGCGCGCGTGGCGACCAAGGACGATATCGCCCGCATCAATGCGTCGCTTGTCGCCATGGAGAATGTCGAGCATCCCGGCGAGGCCTCGATGGTGCACGACCGTGCCTTCCACGTCGCGATCGCCGGCAGTCTCGGCAATGCCGTGCTGGTGCGCGTGGTCGGCGAGCTGTTCGACCAGCGCCTCAATCCCTATTTCGCGCAGCTTGCGCATTACTTCGAGAGCCCAGGCACCTGGCGCACCGCGCTCGACGAGCATTGCGCCGTCCGTGACGCGATTGCGGCGCGTGATCCGGACGCCGCGCGCGAGGCCATGCGCAAGCATCTGGCGCGCTCGCAGGAGCGCTTTGCGCAGAACTTTGGCGCCGAGACCGCCGCGGGATCGCCCGCGGAGCGGGGCCGGGTCGCGCGCACGCCGGCGAAACCGGCAAAACCAAAACGCGCGAAGACGCAGGCCAAAAGCGGCAGCGTGCGGCGACGATGA
- a CDS encoding MFS transporter — MLEFYDFITYSFFAIQIGHTFFPTGSEYGSLMLSLATFGAGFVTRPIGGIVLGIYSDRIGRRPAMLLSFALMGAAILTIALTPSYRMIGVAAPIIVIAARMVQGFALGGEVGPTTAYLLEIAPPEHRALVVAWQPASQEIAATAGALVGVILSTTMAPEMLDSYGWRVAFLIGAVCLPFGFWMRRTLPETIPHADAGVAAKERTGHLSQARRHLGVIALALMILASGTISTYVTQYMTTYAQNTLHVSSTLAFAVSLVSNGIQFVGALVGGWLADRLGRKPIMIWPQLATLLLTYPTFLWIVHAPGALSLLIGFGVLSIIGSLPFTAFYATFTEALPQNIRGGVFATVYAVAIASFGGTAQLVVTWLLHVTGNPLAPAWYLLLAAIVGLVAMSLMPETAPVKKRQGLA; from the coding sequence ATGCTCGAATTCTACGATTTCATTACCTACAGCTTCTTCGCCATCCAGATCGGCCATACCTTCTTCCCGACCGGAAGCGAGTACGGCAGCCTGATGCTGTCGCTGGCGACGTTCGGGGCCGGCTTCGTGACGCGGCCGATCGGCGGGATCGTGCTCGGCATCTATTCCGACCGGATCGGCCGGCGGCCCGCCATGCTGCTGAGCTTTGCGTTGATGGGAGCTGCTATCCTGACCATCGCGCTCACGCCGTCCTATCGCATGATCGGCGTCGCCGCGCCCATCATCGTGATTGCGGCGCGCATGGTGCAGGGCTTCGCCCTCGGCGGCGAGGTCGGACCGACCACCGCCTATCTTCTCGAGATTGCCCCGCCCGAGCATCGGGCGCTGGTCGTGGCATGGCAGCCGGCGAGCCAGGAGATTGCGGCGACCGCCGGCGCGCTGGTCGGCGTCATCCTGAGCACGACCATGGCGCCGGAGATGCTGGACTCCTACGGCTGGCGGGTGGCGTTCCTGATCGGGGCCGTCTGCCTGCCGTTTGGGTTCTGGATGCGGCGGACACTGCCCGAGACGATTCCGCATGCCGATGCCGGTGTCGCAGCGAAAGAGCGCACGGGTCACCTCTCGCAGGCCCGGCGTCACCTCGGCGTCATCGCGCTGGCCTTGATGATCCTGGCCAGCGGCACGATCTCGACCTATGTCACGCAATATATGACGACCTATGCGCAGAATACCCTGCACGTGTCGTCGACACTGGCTTTCGCCGTGTCGCTCGTCAGCAACGGCATTCAGTTCGTCGGCGCACTGGTCGGCGGATGGCTCGCCGATCGTCTCGGCCGCAAGCCGATCATGATCTGGCCGCAGCTCGCAACCCTCCTGCTCACCTATCCGACCTTCCTGTGGATCGTCCATGCACCGGGCGCGCTGTCGCTCCTGATCGGCTTCGGCGTGCTGTCGATCATCGGCTCGCTGCCGTTCACCGCGTTCTATGCGACCTTCACCGAAGCGCTGCCCCAGAACATCCGCGGAGGCGTGTTCGCGACCGTCTACGCGGTGGCGATCGCGAGCTTCGGAGGTACGGCGCAGCTCGTGGTCACCTGGCTCCTCCACGTCACCGGCAATCCGCTGGCACCGGCCTGGTACCTCCTGCTTGCGGCGATCGTCGGACTTGTCGCAATGAGCCTGATGCCCGAAACGGCGCCGGTGAAAAAACGTCAGGGCCTGGCCTGA
- a CDS encoding rod-binding protein → MIVTATPDLVLDVLDAADPVTQRAATAKLDALKSSDADFAATMDAEVGKAKAANADQSAAQAAEAQQPGAVNGPPVRVIKAPASGEVYRKFEAFILQTFVETMLPKESEEVFGKGTAGGVWKSMLAEQLGAQLAKGKGIGIAKQLAAAQPAGPGVTEKTGS, encoded by the coding sequence ATGATCGTGACAGCGACGCCCGACCTCGTTCTCGATGTCCTCGATGCCGCCGACCCCGTGACGCAGCGGGCGGCGACCGCGAAGCTCGATGCACTGAAATCGTCGGACGCCGATTTCGCCGCCACCATGGACGCGGAGGTCGGCAAGGCCAAGGCGGCGAATGCCGATCAATCGGCGGCGCAGGCTGCCGAAGCGCAGCAGCCGGGTGCGGTGAACGGGCCGCCGGTGCGGGTGATCAAGGCGCCCGCATCCGGCGAGGTGTACCGGAAGTTCGAGGCGTTCATTCTCCAGACCTTCGTCGAGACGATGCTGCCGAAGGAGTCGGAGGAAGTCTTCGGCAAGGGCACGGCCGGCGGCGTCTGGAAGTCGATGCTGGCGGAGCAGCTTGGTGCTCAGCTGGCAAAGGGCAAGGGCATTGGCATTGCCAAGCAACTCGCCGCTGCGCAACCGGCGGGGCCCGGCGTTACGGAAAAGACCGGATCATGA
- the fliR gene encoding flagellar biosynthesis protein FliR: MISGLADSVLVTFIVFCRIGACLMLVPGYSSVNVPAQVRLFVALVTTFALTPILISVLKPLTDNAAPLTLALLICSELVVGSVIGLGGRVFFLALQTMATVMAGAIGLSNIPGTPVGDTDPAPALVPLIMAAVTTLFFMTDQHWQVLRGLMNSYDVWQPGNRIGGSMALEQLVSRLSEAFVLTLRITSPFIVYSVIVNLAVGLINKLTPAIPVYFISVPFVLFGGFLLLYLTSDELLTQFMLGVSSWLAE; this comes from the coding sequence GTGATCAGCGGCCTCGCCGACAGCGTGCTGGTCACGTTCATCGTGTTCTGCCGCATCGGCGCCTGCCTGATGCTCGTGCCCGGCTATTCCAGCGTCAACGTTCCGGCCCAGGTTCGCCTGTTCGTCGCGCTCGTCACGACGTTTGCGCTGACGCCGATCCTGATCTCGGTCCTGAAACCTCTCACCGACAACGCCGCGCCGCTGACGCTTGCGCTCCTGATCTGCTCCGAGCTCGTGGTCGGCAGCGTCATCGGGCTCGGCGGGCGCGTGTTCTTCCTCGCGCTGCAGACCATGGCGACCGTGATGGCGGGCGCGATCGGGCTGAGCAACATCCCGGGAACGCCGGTCGGCGACACCGATCCGGCGCCGGCCCTGGTGCCGCTGATCATGGCAGCCGTCACCACGCTGTTCTTCATGACCGACCAGCACTGGCAGGTCCTGCGCGGGCTGATGAACTCCTACGACGTCTGGCAGCCCGGCAACAGGATCGGCGGCAGCATGGCGCTCGAGCAGCTCGTCAGCCGCCTGTCCGAGGCGTTCGTGCTGACGCTGCGGATCACCAGCCCTTTCATCGTCTATTCGGTCATCGTCAATCTCGCGGTCGGCCTGATCAACAAGCTGACGCCGGCGATCCCGGTCTATTTCATCTCGGTGCCCTTCGTGCTGTTCGGCGGCTTCCTGCTGCTCTACCTCACCAGCGACGAGCTCCTGACGCAATTCATGCTCGGCGTCTCGTCGTGGCTGGCGGAGTGA